From Gammaproteobacteria bacterium:
GTCCGCGGGCACACCGACGCGGACACCGGGCAGGTCGGCATACAGGCGGCGCGAGCTTTGCGCCGGGTCGCCGGGCGAGCCCGCCACCGCGAAGGGAGGAGCCGGTCGGGTGCGGGGGTCGCGCGGGTCGGGTCCCGCGATGGCGGCCATCACGAGCGCGGCATCCTCCACGCTGCGCGCCAGCGGGCCCACGTGGTCGAGCGACCACGCCAGCGCCATGCAGCCGTGCAGGCTCGCGCGCCCGAAGGTGGGCTTGAGGCCCACCACCCCGCATAGCGCCGCCGGAATGCGGATCGAACCCCCCGTGTCCGTCCCCAGGGCGGCGTACACCATGCCGCGCGCCACCGCCGCCGCCGAGCCGCTGCTCGACCCACCCGCGTCGCGGGTGGGGTCGCGGGGATTGGGAGTGGGCCCGTAGTGCGGATTGGTCGAGCCCGGCCAGTACGCGAACTCCGACAGCCGGGTCTTGCCCACGATCACCGCCCCCGCCGCGCGCAGCCGCTCTACCGCCGCCGCGTCGTGGTCGGTGACGTGATCGGCGAAGACCTTCGACCCTGACGTGGTGGCCGTGTCCTTCATTGCCAGGAGATCCTTGACCGCGACCGGAATCCCGTGCAGCGGGCCGCGCCACGCCCCGCGCCGCACCTCCTCCTCCGCGAGACGCGCCGTCGCCAGCGCCTCATCCGCCAGCACCAACTGGAAGGCGTTCGCCCGGCCGTCATCCTCTTCGATGCGGGTCAGCGCCTGCTCGGTGAGTTCCACCGGAGACACCGCGCCAGCGCGCACCAGCGGCGCCAGCTCGGCGATGGTCGAGGGCCAGGGCGCGGGCTCCGTTCGCGCGCGAGCAGCGGACGGGGGCGGGCCACCGGACGGGGACGGGCCAGCGGCCTGGGGCGGGCCAGCGGCCGCATCCGCGGCGTCCCTTCCTTCCCCGTGTGCCGCGGATCCGGCGAGCGACCATCCCGACAGAGAGTCCGGAATGCAATCGTCTCCCGCGGCCGCAAGCAAGGCACGAAAGACCACCGCCCGGTCCGGGATGCCCTCCGTCACGACCCGGTCGATGTCCTCTTCTCGGGCCGGAATCCCCGCCGCGCGCAGGTTCGCCCGCAGACCTTCGACGGCGAGATCCCTATCGCGTGAAGACACTGCGGACGACGAATCCCAGGTTCGCGGGCCGCTCCGCCAGGCGACGCATGTACCACGGGTACCAGTGCGGCCCGTAGCTGATGAGCACCCGCACGGGAATCCCGCGCCGCCTCAGTGCCAACTGCTCGCGCGTCCGGATCCCGTAGAGCATCTGCACTTCGAACGCATCTTCAGGCAGCCCCATCTCCCGCGCTTCCTCCAGGATGCGGCCGAGCAGGACGGTGTCGTGGGTTGCGATGCCGTGGGGCGCGCCCGGATTCGCGTCTTCAAGCATGAGCCGGGTGAGGACCATGAAGTTCTCGTCCACATCCGGCTTACGGGGCCAGGCGATGTCCCCTGGTTCCTGATAGGCCCCTTTCACCAGCCGCAGGCGCGCCCCCAGCGAGAGCAGCCGCTCCACATCCGCGGCCGTGCGGTACAGGTACGCCTGCACGCACAGACCGAGGTCGGGATATCGGGCCAGCGTGGCGGTGAAGATGTCCAGCGTCTCGTCGACGTACGGCGATGCCTCCATGTCCACCCACAGGACGTCCCCCTGCGCGGCGGCGGCCGCCGCCAGCCGTTCCAGATTGGCCTGCGCCACCTCCGGGCCCAGGTCCTGGCCGAGCTGGGTCAACTTGATGGAGATCTGGCTGGGCAGTTGCTCCGCCGCGATGCGCTCGATCAGGTCCACGTAGTGTCGTACCACCCTCTCGATCTCGTCCCGGTCCTCGAGGGCTTCGCCGAGCTTGGTGAACACCGTCGAGATGTCGTGCTCGGCGAGCCCCCGGGCGGCCTCGAGCGCCGCGCCGGCGGTCTCGCCCGGCATGAAGCGCGACACCGCCCGGCGCGCAAAGGCGCGGCGCCGCATCTGGCGCTCCATCCATGCGTTCTCGGAGGCCCAGAGCAGAACCTGGCGCAGCATGGCTAGCTCCGCTCCGGGGTGCGCCCGCGACGAGGTGGCGGCTCGGGGTCGGCTTCGTCGGGCATTCCGGTTTCTCCCTGAGGTGGCACGAGAGTGAGGCAGTATACCCGGCCCGGTCAGGTCGGCCAAGTCGGTTGGCCGTGACCGTCGCCTTGCTCCTCGATCACCTGGAGCGGAGGCTGGCCCCGGCATAGGTTGGAGCCATGCTCAAGACGCTTCTCCTCGAAGAGATGACCTGGCCCGAAGTGGAGGCGGCTCTGGCCGGCGGGTTCACCTCGGTCGTGGTGGCCGTGGGTGCCATCGAGCAGCACGGCAGGCACCTGCCGCTGCTGGTGGACGCGGCGCGTGGCGACCGGCTCGCCTTCGAGGTGGCGCGCCGTCTGGGGCGTAGCCTCATTGGCCCCACGATTCGGGTGGGATGCTCCGAGCACCACATGGGCTTCCCGGGCACGATTTCGGTGAGCACGGATACCCTCAGGGCGATCTGCCTGGACTATGTGGAAAGCCTCGCGCGCCACGGCTTCCGCGCCGTGTACCTTGTGCCGTCCCACGGAGGCAACTTCGCGCCCCTGGCGGCCATGCTGGACGAACTCGGGGCCGCCGGCGCCCCCGATTGCACGGTGCACGCATATACCGACCTGCTCGAGTTCGTGGGGCTGTGGCAGGGTGCGGTGCGGGAAGTGGCCCCCGGCCTCACCGATCGC
This genomic window contains:
- a CDS encoding amidase; translated protein: MSSRDRDLAVEGLRANLRAAGIPAREEDIDRVVTEGIPDRAVVFRALLAAAGDDCIPDSLSGWSLAGSAAHGEGRDAADAAAGPPQAAGPSPSGGPPPSAARARTEPAPWPSTIAELAPLVRAGAVSPVELTEQALTRIEEDDGRANAFQLVLADEALATARLAEEEVRRGAWRGPLHGIPVAVKDLLAMKDTATTSGSKVFADHVTDHDAAAVERLRAAGAVIVGKTRLSEFAYWPGSTNPHYGPTPNPRDPTRDAGGSSSGSAAAVARGMVYAALGTDTGGSIRIPAALCGVVGLKPTFGRASLHGCMALAWSLDHVGPLARSVEDAALVMAAIAGPDPRDPRTRPAPPFAVAGSPGDPAQSSRRLYADLPGVRVGVPADLHLAAPLQEAAARSWARANRALEQAGATLVEVDLDEIHMLRQVAVLTLGVEAAAHHAPLLRAHYDDYGEFCRGRLVAAFTFSAQDFLGAQRLRHWIRMRWDAACRHVDLLSLPCQPGVAPPLDMPASTDLTNLFNALGWPAISVPCGDGEQGLPLAVQLVAKPWGEAELSRAARAVEV
- a CDS encoding proline dehydrogenase family protein yields the protein MLRQVLLWASENAWMERQMRRRAFARRAVSRFMPGETAGAALEAARGLAEHDISTVFTKLGEALEDRDEIERVVRHYVDLIERIAAEQLPSQISIKLTQLGQDLGPEVAQANLERLAAAAAAQGDVLWVDMEASPYVDETLDIFTATLARYPDLGLCVQAYLYRTAADVERLLSLGARLRLVKGAYQEPGDIAWPRKPDVDENFMVLTRLMLEDANPGAPHGIATHDTVLLGRILEEAREMGLPEDAFEVQMLYGIRTREQLALRRRGIPVRVLISYGPHWYPWYMRRLAERPANLGFVVRSVFTR
- a CDS encoding creatininase family protein, which codes for MLKTLLLEEMTWPEVEAALAGGFTSVVVAVGAIEQHGRHLPLLVDAARGDRLAFEVARRLGRSLIGPTIRVGCSEHHMGFPGTISVSTDTLRAICLDYVESLARHGFRAVYLVPSHGGNFAPLAAMLDELGAAGAPDCTVHAYTDLLEFVGLWQGAVREVAPGLTDRVGGHADIAESSEMLCIRPDLVRAELAEAGYVGGFDAALAERIFGEGLRAVTSNGVLGDPRGMSREIGERCIARAAEGIAAALQAVRG